The Methanothrix sp. genome contains a region encoding:
- a CDS encoding GNAT family N-acetyltransferase produces MDRSSDGWDRTFRPVIRQFDLKDLPAIMEIDREVGGGYSPELFMTFHEFHPQTMLVAEVAGGVVGVVIGFKHTPLEGRVFWLAVRPAYQGRGIGRSLLSAILRLFSRLGAVSATLEVRIGNRRAQSLYASMGFVVDNVIPSYYSDGEAALIMRKIL; encoded by the coding sequence ATGGATAGAAGCTCAGACGGCTGGGATCGCACATTCCGGCCGGTGATCAGGCAGTTCGATCTTAAGGATCTGCCAGCCATTATGGAGATAGACAGAGAGGTGGGAGGTGGTTACAGCCCGGAGCTCTTCATGACATTCCATGAGTTTCACCCCCAGACGATGCTCGTCGCAGAGGTCGCCGGGGGTGTTGTGGGTGTTGTGATAGGTTTCAAGCACACGCCACTCGAGGGGAGGGTGTTCTGGCTCGCTGTGAGGCCAGCCTACCAGGGGCGCGGCATCGGCAGGAGCCTCCTCTCCGCAATTCTCCGTCTGTTCAGCAGGCTCGGCGCTGTGAGCGCAACGCTTGAGGTCAGGATAGGGAACAGAAGGGCGCAGAGCCTCTACGCATCCATGGGCTTCGTGGTTGATAACGTGATACCAAGCTACTACTCAGATGGCGAAGCTGCTCTGATAATGCGAAAGATCCTCTGA
- a CDS encoding lamin tail domain-containing protein, translating to MSMSGNICYTGCLLSVICLLAIAEGSVVINEFELNPPSDQPYAVEWIELFNSGDEDVDIGGWQAVVISTVPGETGALFPWSGTITVPVGTVLKAGDYRVLTGDQRWDHGLNATVILYDQVGNEVDRTPMLMDEREDGSDWSRYPNGVDTDRTADWAYIPSTRGKPNVLPY from the coding sequence ATGTCAATGTCAGGTAACATATGCTATACAGGATGTCTGCTTTCGGTGATATGTCTTCTCGCCATCGCAGAGGGTAGTGTGGTCATAAATGAGTTCGAGCTGAATCCGCCATCTGACCAGCCGTATGCAGTGGAGTGGATCGAGCTCTTCAACTCCGGCGATGAGGATGTGGATATCGGAGGATGGCAGGCGGTCGTCATCTCCACGGTGCCTGGTGAGACAGGAGCGCTGTTCCCATGGTCCGGGACCATAACGGTGCCTGTGGGGACGGTCCTGAAGGCAGGCGATTACAGGGTTCTCACCGGCGACCAGAGATGGGACCACGGGCTCAATGCTACTGTAATACTGTACGACCAGGTGGGCAATGAGGTTGACAGGACCCCGATGCTCATGGACGAGAGGGAGGATGGCTCAGACTGGTCCAGATATCCAAATGGTGTGGACACAGACAGGACCGCTGACTGGGCGTACATCCCATCGACGAGGGGCAAGCCGAACGTCCTGCCCTACTGA